One Mycobacteroides abscessus ATCC 19977 genomic window carries:
- a CDS encoding GNAT family N-acetyltransferase: MTREIRDIDSASEALAHRVIATAFAEDPVLRWVNSDPRRDQAIFRGVALALHGSGQGEYLLYEDGVAVGAAHWDPPSWEPPAAQRLRAIPPLLGGIRLGLARGVALARAAASVRPTHPHWYLATIGAAVPGRGIGSALLKHQIDQIEGPAYLESSNIRNNPLYERFGFKVVEEIKPTTHGPSLWAMYRD; encoded by the coding sequence ATGACCCGCGAGATCCGAGACATCGACTCCGCATCCGAAGCCCTCGCACACCGCGTGATCGCGACGGCATTCGCCGAGGACCCCGTGCTCCGGTGGGTCAACTCCGACCCCCGGCGCGACCAGGCGATCTTTCGCGGCGTCGCCCTGGCCCTGCACGGCTCCGGCCAGGGCGAGTACCTGCTCTATGAGGATGGGGTGGCAGTCGGGGCCGCGCATTGGGATCCCCCGAGTTGGGAACCGCCCGCCGCGCAGAGGCTGCGGGCCATTCCGCCGCTGCTCGGCGGGATCCGGCTGGGCCTCGCTCGGGGTGTTGCGCTGGCGCGCGCCGCCGCGTCCGTCCGCCCTACGCACCCTCACTGGTATCTCGCGACCATCGGCGCCGCTGTTCCCGGCAGGGGGATCGGCTCCGCACTCCTCAAACATCAGATCGATCAGATCGAGGGACCCGCGTATCTGGAGAGCTCCAATATCCGCAACAACCCCCTCTACGAACGTTTCGGCTTCAAGGTGGTCGAGGAGATAAAGCCCACGACCCACGGACCCTCCCTGTGGGCCATGTACCGGGACTGA
- a CDS encoding TetR/AcrR family transcriptional regulator, giving the protein MTDPRLTLESIVGKAIEIADSDGLSGVSMRKIADALGVGAMSLYRHVADKDALLVEMTAEVTRRFAYPDEMMGVPDWRARVRVAVEHDFDLYSTHPWVLLAYAVPRNGMQPETLVCFDWLLEAFSHLGVAAPEAAELTFQVWSYSQGVGLGAVGGQLVSPGARTDFSGLSELIAGNAEVPESPRLAALLGLGDLPEVTNPREVIAKGVEILCDGIARRYHKL; this is encoded by the coding sequence GTGACCGATCCGCGCCTGACCTTGGAATCGATTGTCGGCAAGGCCATCGAGATTGCCGATTCGGATGGTCTGTCCGGAGTGTCCATGCGCAAGATCGCCGACGCGCTCGGGGTGGGAGCCATGTCGCTGTACCGGCATGTCGCCGACAAGGACGCGCTTCTGGTCGAAATGACGGCGGAGGTCACCCGGCGCTTTGCGTACCCCGACGAGATGATGGGTGTTCCGGATTGGCGCGCACGCGTGCGCGTGGCCGTCGAGCACGACTTCGATCTGTACAGCACCCATCCCTGGGTGCTGTTGGCGTACGCGGTGCCGCGCAATGGCATGCAGCCGGAAACGCTGGTCTGTTTCGACTGGCTGCTTGAGGCATTCAGTCATTTGGGGGTCGCGGCACCCGAGGCCGCGGAACTGACCTTCCAGGTGTGGAGTTACTCGCAGGGGGTGGGCCTCGGTGCCGTCGGCGGACAACTCGTTTCGCCCGGCGCCCGCACAGACTTCTCGGGCCTGTCTGAACTCATCGCGGGCAACGCCGAGGTGCCGGAATCTCCACGGCTGGCCGCCCTCTTGGGATTGGGAGATCTGCCCGAGGTGACCAATCCGCGTGAGGTGATCGCCAAGGGTGTCGAGATTCTCTGCGACGGCATCGCACGGCGGTACCACAAGCTATAG
- a CDS encoding MFS transporter yields MTSCKSTAPENATAPEGARVGRRTWFGLASLLLPVFLVSMDVSVLFLAMPRLSESLNPSAAEQLWILDVYGFLLAGLLITMGNLGDRWGRRRLMLWGATLFAAASVLAAFAPTPLALIGARALMGVGGATLLPASLALIGVMFPNPRQKALAIGIWSAAFSFGAAVGPVIGGVLLHHFWWGSVFLINVPVLIVLLLTADALIPEYRNPIRAPFDLVGVALSMVGIMTLVYSVKAMATHGFSAAVAITGAVGVLTLALFVRQQVRNPHPLLALDLFRNRTFTVAIVGTVGAMATFGATTYLTGLYVQSVLGFDVLAAAFLGLPMAVVVAYFSMDAPRIERVLGERWTFVTSLLAMALGNAVLLALGPHGPVAVYIAATVIVGAGAGVMFTFVSAVALGAAPTERAGQATGISEMSFELGTAFGLALFGALASAVFAARTHVHETLGQAMANAKELGGDAGAAAAELARTGWADGIHAVASVSTLLLVAIAVAAAVVMRRTQD; encoded by the coding sequence ATGACCAGCTGTAAGTCCACTGCGCCAGAAAACGCGACCGCCCCCGAGGGTGCCCGCGTCGGACGCCGCACGTGGTTCGGACTGGCCTCGCTGCTACTGCCCGTCTTCCTGGTGTCCATGGACGTCTCGGTGCTGTTCTTGGCCATGCCGCGACTGTCCGAATCTCTCAATCCCTCGGCAGCCGAGCAGCTCTGGATACTAGACGTGTACGGATTCCTGCTCGCCGGTCTGCTCATCACCATGGGCAATCTGGGCGACCGCTGGGGACGTCGTCGCCTTATGCTCTGGGGTGCAACACTTTTCGCCGCAGCCTCGGTGCTGGCAGCATTCGCGCCCACTCCGCTGGCGCTGATCGGCGCCCGGGCGCTGATGGGCGTCGGCGGGGCCACACTGCTCCCGGCGAGCCTGGCGCTCATCGGAGTCATGTTCCCCAACCCGCGCCAGAAGGCGCTGGCCATCGGCATCTGGTCTGCGGCGTTCTCGTTCGGTGCCGCCGTCGGGCCCGTAATCGGCGGAGTGCTGCTGCATCATTTCTGGTGGGGTTCGGTGTTCCTCATCAACGTGCCGGTGCTGATCGTGCTGTTACTCACCGCGGACGCGCTTATCCCCGAATACCGCAATCCCATACGAGCCCCCTTTGACCTCGTCGGCGTCGCGTTGTCCATGGTCGGCATCATGACGCTGGTCTATTCGGTGAAAGCCATGGCGACACACGGATTCTCAGCAGCCGTAGCGATCACCGGCGCGGTCGGGGTACTCACCCTTGCGTTATTCGTCCGCCAACAGGTTCGCAACCCACATCCGCTACTGGCGCTGGATCTGTTCCGCAACCGCACCTTCACGGTGGCAATCGTCGGAACTGTCGGAGCCATGGCGACGTTCGGCGCCACCACCTACCTCACCGGGCTCTATGTGCAGTCCGTTCTCGGTTTCGACGTGCTCGCCGCGGCATTCCTGGGCCTGCCGATGGCGGTGGTCGTGGCCTATTTCTCCATGGACGCACCGCGCATCGAACGCGTGCTCGGCGAACGGTGGACATTCGTCACATCGCTCTTGGCAATGGCCCTCGGAAACGCGGTGCTCCTGGCGCTGGGCCCACACGGGCCGGTAGCGGTCTATATCGCGGCGACCGTGATCGTCGGTGCCGGCGCGGGCGTCATGTTCACCTTCGTATCGGCCGTGGCCCTCGGTGCCGCCCCGACCGAACGCGCCGGGCAGGCCACCGGTATCTCCGAAATGAGCTTCGAACTGGGGACGGCTTTCGGGCTGGCGCTATTCGGCGCGCTCGCCTCGGCGGTCTTCGCAGCGCGTACCCATGTGCACGAGACGCTCGGACAGGCTATGGCCAATGCCAAGGAACTCGGGGGCGACGCAGGGGCCGCCGCGGCCGAGCTGGCGCGCACCGGGTGGGCGGACGGCATCCACGCCGTAGCCAGCGTCTCGACGCTGCTCCTGGTGGCCATCGCGGTCGCCGCCGCAGTCGTGATGCGCCGCACCCAGGACTGA